In the genome of Mycobacteriales bacterium, the window CCGCGCGGCCAGCTCGTCGCGCACCTCGCGCACGACATCGGCGTACGCCGTCCTGGTCTGCATGTCGGCGCTCGCGCCCCGGCCGTGCGTCGCGACGTAGGGGACACCGCGCTCGGCCACGAGGGTGAGCATCGCAGGGTCGGCGACACCGGCGGAGACGTCGTTGACGAGGACGGCCCCCGCGTCCAGAGCCGCCGCGGCGACCGCCGCCCGGGTGGTGTCGACCGAGACCACGACGCCGCTATCGACGAGACCGCGCACGACCGGCAGGACGCGGGCGAGCTCCTCGTCGGCGTCGACCCGCGCGGCGCCGGGCCGGGTCGACTCGCCACCGACGTCGACGAGGTCGGCGCCCTCGGCGACGAGCGCCAGGCCGTGGGCGACCGCAGCGTCGACGGTCGCGTGGTCACCGCCGTCGCTGAAGGAGTCGGGGGTGGCGTTGACGACCCCCATGACGCGGGTGCGGCCGAGGTCGGCGAAGCCCCTCACGGACATGCTCAGGAGGCCGGGTCGGTCCCCGTGGCGCGACGCGGCTGCCGGGCGGTGCGGGACGTGCGGCCCGGGGCCTTCGACGGGGCGGCCTCGCGGTTGACCGCACCGGCGCGCTGGCGAGCCGGGGCGGTGCGGCGCGGAGAGCGGGACGCCTTGCTGCGGCCGCGGGCGAGGTCCTCGAGGTCGTCGGGCCCCATCGTGGCGAGCTCGGCGGGGGTGAGCACGGGCGGCTTGTCCGACGGCGGGCGCTTGCCGTTGCCGGTCGGGTGGATGCGCTCGGGACGCTTGACGACGGTCGCGAAGATCTCCGCGACCTCGTCCTTGTTGAGCGTCTCCTTGTCGAGCAGCTTCAGCACCATGTCGTCGAGCACGTCGCGGTACTCGACGAGGATCTCCCACGCCTCGTGGTGGGCGTTCTCGACCAGCGCGCGGACCTCGGCGTCGACGACCGCCGCGACCTCCTCGGAGTAGTCGCGCCCGTGGCCCATGTCGCGGCCCATGAAGACCTCGCCGGACTCCTGGCCGAACTTCACCGCGCCCAGCCGCTCGCTCATGCCGTACTGCGTGACCATCGCGCGGGCCGTCGCGGTGGCCTTCTCGATGTCGTTGCTCGCACCGGTCGTCGGGTCGTGGAAGACGAGCTCCTCGGCGGCGCGGCCACCCATCGCGTAGGCGAGCATGTCGAGCAGCTCGGCGCGCGACTGGGAGTACTTGTCCTCGGTCGGCAGCACCATGGTGTAGCCCAGGGCCCGGCCGCGCGGCAGGATCGTGATCTTGTGCACCGGGTCGGTGTTGGGCAGCGCGTGCGCGACGAGCGCGTGGCCGGCCTCGTGGTAGGCCGTGACCTTCTTCTCGCGGTCGTTCATCAGCCGGGTCTTGCGCTGCGGGCCCGCCATCACGCGGTCGATCGACTCCTCGAGGGTGGTGAGGGTGATCTGCTTCTGGCCGGTGCGGGCGGTGAGCAGCGCAGCCTCGTTGACGACGTTGGCGAGGTCGGCGCCGGTGAAGCCCGGGGTGCGACGGGCGATGACCTGCAGGTCGACACCGGCCTCGATCGGCTTGCCCTTGGCGTGGACGTCGAGGATCTGCTTGCGGCCGGCCATGTCGGGGCGGTCGACGGCGATCTGACGGTCGAAGCGGCCCGGGCGCAGCAGCGCCGGGTCGAGGATGTCGGGCCGGTTGGTGGCGGCGATGAGGATGACGCCGCCCTTGACGTCGAAGCCGTCCATCTCGACCAGCATCTGGTTGAGGGTCTGCTCACGCTCGTCGTGACCGCCACCCATGCCGGCGCCGCGGTGGCGACCGACGGCGTCGATCTCGTCGATGAAGATGATCGCCGGGGCGTTGGCCTTGGCCTGCTCGAACAGGTCGCGCACGCGGCTGGCGCCGACACCCACGAACATCTCGACGAAGTCCGAGCCCGAGATCGAGTAGAAGGGCACGCCCGCCTCGCCGGCGACCGCGCGGGCCAGCAGCGTCTTGCCGGTGCCGGGCGGGCCGTAGAGCAGGACGCCCTTGGGGATCTTCGCCCCGATCGCCTGGAACTTCGCGGGCGACTCGAGGAACTCCTTGATCTCCTGCAGCTCCTCGATGGCCTCGTCGGAGCCGGCCACGTCCGCGAAGGTCGTCTTCGGGGTGTCCTTGCTGACGAGCTTGGCCTTGGACTTCCCGAACTGCATGACGCGGTTGCCGCCGCCCTGCATCTGGTTCATGAAGAAGAACAGCAGGGCCAGGATGAGCAGGATCGGCAGGAAGCTGATGAGGATCGACACCAGCACGCTGTCGCGCGAGACCTTGGTGTCGTAGTTGACGTCCTTCTCGACCAGCAGGTTGGCGATGTCGCGGCCCTGGTCGAAGACGAATGACGTCTGGACCTTGTCGCTGCCGTCGATCTCCTTGCCGGGCTCGAGGGTGACCTTGAGCTGCTGCTCCTTGTCGAGCAGGATCGCGGTGTCCTTGCCCTTCTCGGCCGTCGAGACGACATCGCCGGCCTCGATGGCCGCGAGCAGCTTCGACGTCTCGACCTTCTTGTAGCCGCCGTCGCCCTTGAGGGCGCTGCTCAGCAGCAGGACGGCCAGCAGGCCGAGGAAGATGTAGACGAAGGGGCCACGGGCAAGGCGCTTGAGGTTCATCGACGCGGGGCTGTCCGCCCCGTCCCTCCTGACGGCAGATGGATCACGAACGGTACACCGCAGGGGGTGACCTCCACAGGGCTACAACGGTCGCCCAGCGGGTGGTGTTCCGCCACCCGGGGACACCCTCTCGCCGCTCAGGCCTCGCTGTAGACCGACGGGCGCAGCAGCCCCACGAAGGGCAGGTCGCGGTAGCGCTCGGCGTAGTCGAGGCCGTAGCCCACGACGAACTCCGCCGGGATGTCGAAGCCGACGTACTTCACCGGGATCTCGACCTTGGCCGCCTCGGGCTTGCGCAGCAGAGCGCAGACCTCGACGCTCGCGGGCTGGCGGGAGCGCAGGTTGCGCAGCAGCCAGTTGAGCGTGAGCCCGGAGTCGATGA includes:
- the folP gene encoding dihydropteroate synthase — translated: MSVRGFADLGRTRVMGVVNATPDSFSDGGDHATVDAAVAHGLALVAEGADLVDVGGESTRPGAARVDADEELARVLPVVRGLVDSGVVVSVDTTRAAVAAAALDAGAVLVNDVSAGVADPAMLTLVAERGVPYVATHGRGASADMQTRTAYADVVREVRDELAARLEACWAAGLAPDQVVLDPGLGFAKEADHNWALLRGLDDLASLGRPLLVGASRKRFLGLLLGAGPEALRPPKERDDATTALTVVAAQAGAWAVRVHAVRPSADAVRVVQQLARA
- the ftsH gene encoding ATP-dependent zinc metalloprotease FtsH, yielding MNLKRLARGPFVYIFLGLLAVLLLSSALKGDGGYKKVETSKLLAAIEAGDVVSTAEKGKDTAILLDKEQQLKVTLEPGKEIDGSDKVQTSFVFDQGRDIANLLVEKDVNYDTKVSRDSVLVSILISFLPILLILALLFFFMNQMQGGGNRVMQFGKSKAKLVSKDTPKTTFADVAGSDEAIEELQEIKEFLESPAKFQAIGAKIPKGVLLYGPPGTGKTLLARAVAGEAGVPFYSISGSDFVEMFVGVGASRVRDLFEQAKANAPAIIFIDEIDAVGRHRGAGMGGGHDEREQTLNQMLVEMDGFDVKGGVILIAATNRPDILDPALLRPGRFDRQIAVDRPDMAGRKQILDVHAKGKPIEAGVDLQVIARRTPGFTGADLANVVNEAALLTARTGQKQITLTTLEESIDRVMAGPQRKTRLMNDREKKVTAYHEAGHALVAHALPNTDPVHKITILPRGRALGYTMVLPTEDKYSQSRAELLDMLAYAMGGRAAEELVFHDPTTGASNDIEKATATARAMVTQYGMSERLGAVKFGQESGEVFMGRDMGHGRDYSEEVAAVVDAEVRALVENAHHEAWEILVEYRDVLDDMVLKLLDKETLNKDEVAEIFATVVKRPERIHPTGNGKRPPSDKPPVLTPAELATMGPDDLEDLARGRSKASRSPRRTAPARQRAGAVNREAAPSKAPGRTSRTARQPRRATGTDPAS